A single Candidatus Limnocylindrales bacterium DNA region contains:
- the atpD gene encoding F0F1 ATP synthase subunit beta — translation MATGRITQVIGGVVDVEFPPGQVPPILQALTVTNPAIDETQDNLVLEVAAHLGENTVRAIAMDSAEGLVRGSEVKDTGNKIVTPVGDAVLGRIINVIGKPVDGGPPIKTDNYLPIHRQAPDYTEQATTVEAFETGIKVVDLLCPYAKGGKIGLFGGAGVGKTVIILELINNVATQHGGYSVFGGVGERTREGNDLWIEMKESGVIGKAALVYGQMNEPPGARARVALTALTCAEYFRDSEGKDVLLFIDNIFRFTQANSEVSALLGRMPSAVGYQPTLSTDLGGLQERITTTTKGSITSVQAIYVPADDLTDPAPATTFAHLDATTVLSRQIAELGIYPAVDPLDSTSRILDPNIVGEEHYKVARDVQQVLQRYKDLQDIIAILGMDELSEDDKLLVARARKIQRFLSQPFTVAESFTGTPGAYVKREDTIRAFRELVAGQHDDLPEQAFYMVGTIEQAIEKARKMAA, via the coding sequence ATGGCGACGGGTCGAATCACACAGGTCATCGGTGGTGTCGTGGACGTGGAATTTCCGCCCGGACAGGTCCCGCCGATTCTGCAGGCGCTGACGGTAACGAACCCGGCCATCGATGAGACGCAGGACAACCTCGTGCTGGAGGTGGCCGCGCACCTCGGCGAAAACACCGTCCGCGCGATCGCGATGGACTCGGCCGAAGGGCTCGTGCGCGGCTCGGAGGTCAAGGACACCGGCAACAAGATCGTCACGCCGGTAGGTGATGCCGTCCTCGGCCGCATCATCAACGTCATCGGCAAGCCCGTCGACGGCGGGCCGCCGATCAAGACCGACAACTATCTTCCCATTCATCGCCAGGCGCCCGATTACACCGAGCAGGCGACGACCGTCGAGGCTTTCGAGACTGGCATCAAGGTGGTCGATCTGCTTTGCCCGTACGCCAAGGGCGGCAAGATCGGACTCTTCGGCGGCGCCGGCGTCGGCAAGACCGTCATCATCCTCGAGCTGATCAACAACGTCGCGACGCAGCATGGCGGCTACTCCGTGTTCGGAGGTGTGGGCGAGCGCACACGCGAGGGCAACGATCTCTGGATCGAGATGAAGGAGTCCGGGGTCATCGGCAAGGCCGCGCTTGTCTACGGCCAGATGAACGAGCCGCCGGGGGCGCGCGCGCGCGTGGCACTGACTGCATTGACGTGCGCGGAGTACTTCCGCGACAGCGAGGGCAAGGACGTCCTGCTGTTCATCGACAACATCTTCCGCTTCACGCAGGCGAACTCGGAAGTCTCGGCGCTCCTGGGCCGCATGCCCTCGGCGGTCGGTTACCAGCCGACGCTCTCGACCGACCTCGGCGGCCTGCAGGAGCGCATCACCACCACGACCAAAGGCTCGATCACGTCCGTGCAGGCGATTTACGTTCCGGCAGACGACCTGACCGATCCGGCGCCGGCCACGACGTTCGCCCATTTGGACGCGACGACGGTGCTGTCGCGCCAGATCGCCGAGCTGGGCATCTATCCCGCGGTCGATCCTCTCGATTCAACCTCGCGCATCCTGGATCCGAACATCGTCGGAGAGGAGCACTACAAGGTCGCGCGTGACGTGCAGCAGGTGCTGCAGCGCTACAAGGACCTGCAGGACATCATCGCCATTCTCGGCATGGACGAGCTGTCGGAGGACGACAAGCTCCTCGTCGCTCGCGCGCGCAAGATCCAACGCTTCCTGTCGCAGCCATTCACGGTCGCGGAGTCGTTCACCGGCACGCCGGGCGCGTACGTCAAGCGCGAAGACACCATTCGCGCTTTCCGCGAGCTGGTTGCCGGGCAGCACGACGATCTTCCCGAGCAGGCCTTCTACATGGTCGGCACCATCGAGCAGGCCATCGAGAAGGCGCGAAAGATGGCCGCCTGA
- the atpG gene encoding ATP synthase F1 subunit gamma has protein sequence MPSLKHIRKRISSVRNTQQITKAMKMVSAAKLRRAQDAVQSARPYGERLQELLTGIAAAAGESSHPFLQKGADAPAEVIVITSDRGLCGGYNANLIKKAETFLRTDEGQGAALVTCGRNGSDYLRKRYPDRIRGRYPGTGDLALARSIASEAADRFLAGEVGAVYLVYSRFRSAISQLPVVERLLPVESTQTAGPSVEYVYEPEPAQLLESLLGRYIQTKVFQAFLEATASEHGARMTAMDSATRNASEMIERLTLQMNRARQASITTELMEIVGGAEALKG, from the coding sequence GTGCCGAGCCTCAAGCACATCCGCAAGCGCATCTCTTCGGTGCGCAACACGCAGCAGATCACCAAGGCCATGAAAATGGTTTCGGCGGCCAAGCTGCGTCGAGCGCAGGACGCGGTGCAAAGTGCGCGTCCCTACGGCGAGCGGCTTCAGGAGCTGCTCACCGGAATCGCTGCGGCGGCCGGTGAATCGTCGCACCCGTTCCTGCAGAAGGGCGCCGACGCGCCTGCTGAAGTCATCGTGATCACGTCGGATCGCGGCCTGTGCGGCGGATACAACGCCAACCTCATCAAGAAGGCCGAGACCTTCCTTCGCACAGACGAAGGACAGGGAGCGGCGCTGGTGACGTGCGGCCGCAACGGCAGCGACTATCTTCGCAAGCGATACCCGGACCGGATTCGCGGCCGATATCCGGGCACGGGCGACCTGGCGCTGGCGCGTTCCATCGCCAGCGAGGCGGCCGATCGCTTCCTGGCGGGAGAGGTTGGCGCCGTCTATCTCGTCTACTCGCGCTTTCGGTCGGCGATTTCGCAACTGCCGGTGGTGGAGAGGCTTCTGCCGGTGGAGAGCACGCAGACCGCCGGTCCCTCGGTCGAGTACGTCTACGAGCCCGAGCCGGCGCAGCTGCTGGAGTCGCTGCTCGGCCGCTACATTCAAACGAAGGTCTTCCAGGCGTTCCTCGAGGCCACGGCGAGCGAGCATGGCGCGCGCATGACGGCAATGGACAGCGCCACCCGCAACGCGTCGGAGATGATCGAGCGCCTGACGCTGCAGATGAACCGCGCACGCCAGGCGAGCATCACGACGGAGTTGATGGAGATCGTCGGCGGCGCAGAAGCGCTCAAAGGTTAA
- the atpA gene encoding F0F1 ATP synthase subunit alpha: protein MQQIKASEISDLIRQQIRDFGRQVEVRETGRVLATGDGIARIHGLDRAASGELLEFENGVLGMVLNLEEDNVGAAIFADPEMVREGSEVRRTGRIADVPVGEAMLGRVVNALGQPIDGLGEIKTPHRRRIEVKAPGIVSRAPVKQPLQTGVKAIDSMIPIGRGQRELIIGDRQTGKTAIAIDTIINQKGGDVLCIYVAIGQKRSTVAQVVDRLKKHGAMDYTIVVAATASESAPLQFIAPYAGVTMGEYFRDTGRHALIIYDDLSKQAVAYRQLSLLLRRPPGREAYPGDVFYLHSRLLERAAKMSDAEGGGSLTALPIIETQAGDVSAYIPTNVISITDGQIYLETDLFYSGVRPAVNVGLSVSRVGGSAQIKAMRQVAGSLRLDLAQYREMAAFAQFGSDLDAATQRMLARGQRLVEVLKQDQYVPQPAEQQVVTIFAAINGFLDGVEVGKIRRYEEELRGFMQRSHPDVYKLVSEKKELTDEVKSRLTAVLTEFKGVFGA from the coding sequence GTGCAGCAGATCAAGGCATCCGAGATCAGTGATCTCATCCGACAGCAGATTCGCGACTTCGGCCGCCAGGTCGAGGTTCGCGAGACTGGGCGGGTTCTGGCCACCGGTGATGGAATCGCGCGAATTCACGGCCTCGATCGTGCCGCTTCGGGTGAGCTGCTCGAATTCGAGAACGGCGTTCTCGGCATGGTGCTCAACCTGGAGGAGGACAACGTCGGTGCGGCGATCTTCGCCGATCCCGAGATGGTGCGCGAAGGATCCGAAGTGCGGCGCACCGGCCGCATCGCCGATGTTCCGGTCGGCGAGGCAATGCTCGGGCGCGTCGTCAACGCGCTCGGCCAGCCCATCGACGGCCTCGGCGAGATCAAGACGCCGCATCGACGCCGCATCGAAGTGAAAGCCCCGGGCATCGTCTCTCGCGCGCCCGTGAAGCAGCCTCTTCAGACCGGCGTCAAGGCCATCGACTCGATGATCCCGATCGGCCGCGGCCAGCGTGAGCTCATCATCGGTGACCGCCAGACCGGCAAGACCGCCATCGCCATCGACACGATCATCAATCAGAAGGGCGGCGACGTCCTGTGCATCTATGTCGCGATCGGTCAGAAGCGCTCGACGGTGGCGCAGGTCGTCGACCGGCTGAAGAAGCACGGCGCCATGGATTACACGATCGTCGTGGCGGCGACCGCGTCCGAATCGGCCCCCCTTCAGTTCATCGCGCCCTACGCCGGCGTCACGATGGGCGAGTACTTCCGTGACACCGGCCGCCACGCCCTGATCATCTACGACGATCTGTCCAAGCAGGCCGTCGCCTATCGCCAGCTTTCCCTGCTGCTGCGCCGTCCGCCGGGCCGCGAAGCCTATCCCGGCGACGTCTTCTACCTGCACTCGCGGCTGCTCGAGCGCGCCGCCAAGATGAGCGACGCCGAAGGCGGCGGATCACTGACGGCCCTGCCGATCATCGAGACGCAGGCCGGCGACGTGTCGGCGTACATTCCGACCAACGTCATCTCGATCACCGACGGCCAGATCTATCTTGAAACCGACCTGTTCTACTCGGGCGTCCGCCCGGCCGTGAACGTCGGTCTTTCGGTGTCGCGCGTGGGCGGATCGGCGCAGATCAAGGCCATGCGACAGGTCGCAGGCTCGCTCCGCCTGGACCTGGCTCAGTACCGCGAGATGGCGGCATTCGCGCAGTTCGGATCCGATCTGGATGCGGCAACGCAGCGCATGCTCGCGCGAGGCCAGCGACTGGTGGAGGTCCTCAAGCAGGACCAGTACGTGCCGCAGCCCGCGGAGCAGCAGGTCGTCACCATCTTTGCCGCCATCAACGGCTTCCTCGACGGCGTCGAGGTCGGCAAGATCCGACGCTACGAGGAGGAGCTGCGCGGCTTCATGCAGCGCTCGCACCCGGACGTCTACAAGCTGGTGAGCGAGAAAAAGGAGCTGACTGACGAGGTGAAGTCGCGCCTGACGGCCGTTCTCACCGAGTTCAAGGGCGTGTTCGGGGCCTGA
- the atpH gene encoding ATP synthase F1 subunit delta: MIGGSIARRYARALFDLAREANEIEGVAAALAELATAVDQQAPGTLAPGLLTREQREQLAKALSSRLGSLLGRFLAVVADNDRLEHLPRIHEWFQRLQDEAAGRVRVRVRSAGPLSNEQLDSIRSRFQAVTGRGVLTEVESDPSLIGGVTVEAEGKVYDGSVRTQLQRLERLMAGQA; the protein is encoded by the coding sequence GTGATCGGCGGATCGATCGCACGAAGGTATGCGCGCGCTCTTTTCGACCTCGCTCGTGAGGCGAACGAGATCGAGGGCGTGGCCGCGGCGCTGGCCGAGCTGGCAACGGCCGTTGATCAGCAGGCGCCGGGGACGCTGGCGCCTGGATTGCTTACGCGCGAGCAGCGCGAGCAGCTCGCGAAGGCGCTTTCCTCGCGGTTGGGGTCCCTGCTGGGCCGGTTCCTCGCCGTGGTCGCCGACAACGATCGCCTCGAGCACCTGCCGCGCATTCACGAATGGTTTCAGCGCCTGCAGGACGAAGCGGCTGGCAGGGTGCGCGTGCGCGTGCGAAGCGCCGGCCCTTTGAGCAACGAGCAGCTGGATTCGATCCGCTCCCGGTTCCAGGCCGTGACGGGCCGGGGAGTGCTGACCGAGGTGGAATCGGACCCGTCGCTGATCGGCGGGGTGACGGTCGAGGCCGAAGGGAAAGTGTACGACGGAAGCGTGCGGACGCAGCTTCAGCGCCTAGAGCGGCTGATGGCAGGCCAGGCCTGA